Within the Catalinimonas niigatensis genome, the region AAATTACAAATGGCACATTATAAACCTGAGAGATTATCAGTGCGGGTTTAATAATTTGACATTGTAGCGGACGAAAATTAGCCTAATATGCATGAAGGAAAAAATGAACAGTAGATATTATTTGATAAGTGCTTTAGTGAGGCCGCGAACAAAAGGAAGCTTAGGAACGGAATTAGCCACTTGTATTTCTTCCCAAAAATTCGTCTGTTCATCCAGAAAACGGAACACCCGCTGAGGGGGATTATTCCGGAACAGATGGGTAAACACATCGCTGGAAGGATGAAAGTTATGCACCATCACATTGAGTAAAGTACTGTCATAAATTTTAAAGCGCTGCTGCCAACGATTTATATGTCTTTGCGGACTTTCTCCTTTGGATAGGCGCTGAACCATTCTCTGACTATCCTGCTGAATACGCGTAAAGGTATATCCGGTAGAAGGTTTGGTGATCCCTCCTGCTGTGCCGATATTGACAATAAACTTACCTCCTGCCGAAGGATAGGGCATATCGGTCATTGGAATGATGCCAAATTCCTCGTGTTCAATTTCATAGTCATCCAGCTGATAGAAACTCCTCAGATAATCCATTAATGCCTGATCGTAGGTCTCTTCAGAAAGCAAATCTGCTGAGAAAAGTGTATACTCTACCAAAGCCGTACGTTCGTTGATAGGAAGCACATACATAAAACGGCAATCTCCGTTCTGAGCTATTCTAAAGTCCATCAAGGTAGCCTGCTCAGGATTGAAAAAAGGAGCGGGAGTTCTGATCACCCAGCCTTTAAAATGCTGCAAGAGATAATGATGTCCCTTGGCCTGCGCTTTTTCATTATCTGCTCTGATGCTACTGAATACCCAGTCCGCCTCAAAATTTCCTACATCTGTTCTTAGCACTGCACCGTTTTCCGTATCTTCTATCGCTTGTACATCTGCCTGTAAAAAATGGACGCGATCCGACTGGCTGGCTTGGGCTTGTACATATTCATAAAAATCAATGCCTCTGATCATTTTGTAAGCATAGGGAGCTAAGTCAAGCGTTTTGGAAAAGTTTGCACTGTAAAAATCCACATATTGCCACTGCCGATATACAATAGATTCAAAAGGATTTTTACCTGCTTCCCAGAAGCACCAGGTCCGGTCGT harbors:
- a CDS encoding lycopene cyclase family protein; translation: MILLSRYDYIIAGGGASGLSLLHHILQSPLRDKSILVVDKTRKEQNDRTWCFWEAGKNPFESIVYRQWQYVDFYSANFSKTLDLAPYAYKMIRGIDFYEYVQAQASQSDRVHFLQADVQAIEDTENGAVLRTDVGNFEADWVFSSIRADNEKAQAKGHHYLLQHFKGWVIRTPAPFFNPEQATLMDFRIAQNGDCRFMYVLPINERTALVEYTLFSADLLSEETYDQALMDYLRSFYQLDDYEIEHEEFGIIPMTDMPYPSAGGKFIVNIGTAGGITKPSTGYTFTRIQQDSQRMVQRLSKGESPQRHINRWQQRFKIYDSTLLNVMVHNFHPSSDVFTHLFRNNPPQRVFRFLDEQTNFWEEIQVANSVPKLPFVRGLTKALIK